TGGCGGAAAAAGACGACGGCTACCAGCGCGACCAAAGCGTATTCGGCGACGGGATCAGCATCGAGGATACGATGGGCGTCATGGTCCGCTACGCGAATAAAACAATTCTGACGTATTCCTTAAACGCCTATATGCCCTGGGAAGGGTTCAATGTCGCGTTTAACGGGAGCAAGGGGCGAATCGAACTGAAAGTTGTGGAACAAGCGTACGTCAACGCCGGCGGGAAAAAAGAAGACGAAGGCGCGGTGATCGGCAAGCGGATTACGGTGTTTCCGCAGTTTGCGGAAAGCTATGACGTGCCGATCCCGGAAGGTATCGGCGGGCACGGCGGCGGCGATGCCGTGCTGTTGAACGATTTGTTCGGAACACCGGCAGCGGACCCGTTTAACCGCACGGCGTCCCATATTGACGGCGCCATGTCGATCCTGACCGGCATTGCCGGCAATCGCTCGATGCGGACCGGACTTCCCGTTGACATCGACAGTCTGGTAAAATTTTAGAGTAGTAAAAGAACATCCCGCCGCGATGGGAGAGAGCCGCATGACCAGGCTGCCGAAAAAAGTGAAAACGCTTTACTTCAGCCTCAAAATTAAAAATAAAATGTTTTTGATTATCACCGTCATCATGCTTGCCGCGGGAGTGCTGAGTTGGGGCATCGCGCAGTACGCTTTTCAGATTTATGACGGGGAAATCTACCGCCAGTCGGCGAAAGCTTTGAATTTATCTTCCTACAGCATCGAAAACGAAATGAAAAAAATCGAAAAATTGTCCTATCGGGTCGCCACGGACACGCAAATCCAGGCGTTGTTGGCGGAAATAAAACAGAGCGGAACCGAATATGACAACTTTGTCATGGCCACAAATTTGCAAGACAGGATGCTCGATCTCGGCGCTTTCGACAAGTATGTTTATTCTTTGCAATTGTTTGACGCGCTGGGCCACGAATACGCCGTCGGCAGGCAAACGATCACAACGGCGAAAAAAACGATCGGGCAAATCGAACGGCTGGCCGCGGAAAATAACGGCGGCATTCGCTGGATCTTCCCCCGCCAAACGGGAGACAAACTGATTGCCGCGAGAGAAATCAGATCTTTTCAAAATCTTGCGCTGGAAAAGCTGGGGACGATCGCGGTGCGCGTCGATATGACCGGTTTGTTTGCCGATAATGCCAAAGGGTTGGACAAACAGGGGGCGACGTTCTGGATTTTCCGCGGCGATGAGCTGCTCTATCCCGAAAAACCTTCCTTGCCGTTGCCAGGCGTCCGGGAGGCGCTGAACGAAGCGCAGGGATACAAAATCGCGAATATTGCGGGAAGCCGTTACTTTATTACGTTCGTTTCATCCGCATATACGAATTGGACATATATGATCGCGATTCCGTTCAACGGGATTTTCCATGACATTATTGCCGTTAAAAGGTTGGTTATTCCGATATACTCGGGCTTGTTCGTGCTGGCGATTTTTCTTGCCCTG
The window above is part of the Bacilli bacterium genome. Proteins encoded here:
- a CDS encoding sensor histidine kinase → MTRLPKKVKTLYFSLKIKNKMFLIITVIMLAAGVLSWGIAQYAFQIYDGEIYRQSAKALNLSSYSIENEMKKIEKLSYRVATDTQIQALLAEIKQSGTEYDNFVMATNLQDRMLDLGAFDKYVYSLQLFDALGHEYAVGRQTITTAKKTIGQIERLAAENNGGIRWIFPRQTGDKLIAAREIRSFQNLALEKLGTIAVRVDMTGLFADNAKGLDKQGATFWIFRGDELLYPEKPSLPLPGVREALNEAQGYKIANIAGSRYFITFVSSAYTNWTYMIAIPFNGIFHDIIAVKRLVIPIYSGLFVLAIFLALRFVRGITGPIESLSAKMKRVQMGNFEVEQDAIDIPSSMDEVGLLHRNFRIMLQRINELITENYKKQLKIKETEFKALQAQINPHFLYNTLDSINWQARVNGEQQISRMVESLAFLLRSSISLKEPLIPLQQEIAIVRHYITIQQIRFEERLDFAMDIAIDYGDCQIPKLSLQPIVENAIQYGLEQLTTVCNIRISAIRKGDCLIISVEDNGPGMDARLLMQIRKGEVKSKGSGIGLHNIDERIKLLFGEEYGLEVYSERGVGTKVMLRLPFAGRSGHVQSAAG